From the uncultured Fibrobacter sp. genome, one window contains:
- a CDS encoding MBL fold metallo-hydrolase produces MNKIFGTLCATALMLTLSVTGCSDTKKGTNENKAEEPADQAAPASASTGSATETANAPTEAAAPVESTKTITLANGASVTWIQDNDGEKLMPRTLFSDASDSLYNSINMPDGIPASVSTFLVKIDDQYILFDAGLGAFGGQLMNRLAALGVNPDNIGLVYLTHFHVDHIAGLVTKDDAGNDVKVFKNAAVYAGKVEYDAWMNDIPKNDLQKGIMALYKDSLHLFAFGDSLPHGVLAIDAIGHTPGHTAFQLANLIIVGDLMHGYALQKDHPEINSNYDMDKPKSAESRGRIMQYASDNKLLMAGMHLPPPGFME; encoded by the coding sequence ATGAACAAGATTTTCGGAACGCTTTGCGCCACGGCGCTCATGCTCACGCTCTCCGTCACCGGTTGTAGCGATACAAAGAAGGGCACTAACGAGAACAAGGCAGAAGAACCCGCCGACCAGGCGGCCCCGGCTAGTGCTTCGACAGGCTCAGCAACCGAAACCGCAAATGCCCCGACAGAGGCCGCCGCGCCCGTCGAAAGCACGAAAACCATAACCCTCGCGAACGGGGCAAGCGTCACCTGGATCCAGGACAACGACGGCGAAAAGCTGATGCCACGCACGCTGTTCAGTGACGCCAGCGACTCGCTCTATAACAGCATAAACATGCCCGATGGCATTCCTGCCAGCGTGAGCACGTTCCTCGTGAAAATCGACGATCAATATATATTGTTTGATGCAGGCCTCGGCGCGTTCGGCGGGCAGCTCATGAATCGCCTCGCCGCACTCGGAGTCAACCCCGACAACATCGGGCTTGTCTACCTGACGCATTTCCATGTGGACCACATTGCGGGCCTTGTCACAAAAGACGATGCAGGCAACGACGTGAAGGTCTTCAAGAACGCCGCCGTCTATGCGGGCAAAGTGGAATACGACGCTTGGATGAACGACATCCCGAAAAACGACTTGCAGAAGGGCATCATGGCGCTCTACAAGGATAGCCTGCATCTGTTCGCCTTCGGCGACAGCCTCCCCCACGGAGTACTCGCGATAGACGCCATCGGACATACTCCCGGCCACACAGCCTTCCAGCTTGCAAACCTGATTATCGTCGGCGACCTGATGCACGGTTACGCCTTACAGAAGGACCACCCCGAAATCAATTCCAACTACGACATGGACAAGCCGAAATCCGCCGAGAGCCGGGGGCGCATCATGCAATACGCCAGCG
- a CDS encoding alpha/beta hydrolase, whose translation MSENLVQTVCTNGFEMEYARFGTGARPLVIIPGLAIKSVMKSAASLQVPYKMFTEDYTLYFFDRRKDAELGYSLEEMARDQVLALQALGLTDVALYGVSQGGMVAQHIAANHPELVWKLVLGCSTSKAEPEQLEVFGNWTRLARAHDREGLVEAFIRDSFSVKFVERYRRALLMMYRDVSDAEMDRFAVFSHECDNVNTGDLLGKIKCPVLVLAASDDRVVLPVASEKIVERLKAADVPYEFQMFEGYGHAAFDELKEYKERIFQFLQK comes from the coding sequence ATGAGCGAAAATCTTGTACAAACAGTTTGCACGAACGGATTTGAGATGGAATACGCCCGTTTTGGTACGGGTGCAAGGCCTTTGGTCATAATCCCTGGGCTTGCTATCAAGAGCGTGATGAAGTCTGCGGCATCTTTGCAGGTGCCGTACAAGATGTTTACTGAGGATTATACGCTCTACTTTTTTGATCGGCGCAAGGATGCTGAACTCGGATATTCCCTCGAAGAGATGGCACGCGACCAGGTGCTCGCCCTGCAGGCGCTAGGCTTGACCGATGTCGCTTTGTACGGAGTTTCGCAGGGAGGCATGGTGGCACAGCATATTGCCGCGAACCATCCGGAACTTGTGTGGAAGCTTGTGCTCGGATGTTCGACCTCGAAGGCGGAACCTGAACAACTTGAAGTTTTCGGCAACTGGACCCGCCTTGCCCGCGCGCACGACCGCGAAGGCCTTGTGGAGGCTTTTATCCGCGACAGCTTTTCGGTGAAATTCGTGGAACGCTACCGTCGTGCGCTCCTCATGATGTACAGGGATGTGTCCGATGCGGAAATGGACCGCTTTGCCGTGTTCTCCCACGAGTGCGACAACGTGAATACGGGGGACCTCCTCGGCAAAATCAAGTGCCCGGTGCTCGTGCTTGCCGCGAGCGACGACCGCGTGGTGTTGCCTGTCGCATCCGAGAAGATTGTGGAGCGGCTGAAGGCAGCCGATGTTCCTTACGAGTTCCAGATGTTCGAAGGGTACGGCCACGCTGCCTTCGACGAGCTCAAGGAATACAAGGAAAGAATTTTCCAATTTCTACAGAAATAG